In Drosophila willistoni isolate 14030-0811.24 chromosome XR unlocalized genomic scaffold, UCI_dwil_1.1 Seg41, whole genome shotgun sequence, the following are encoded in one genomic region:
- the LOC6642953 gene encoding LOW QUALITY PROTEIN: sialomucin core protein 24 (The sequence of the model RefSeq protein was modified relative to this genomic sequence to represent the inferred CDS: substituted 1 base at 1 genomic stop codon) has protein sequence MMSRQSNYLLLCLFVGLFVANFGEEGTTTAAAVTSTVPGHLDTSTSSTEKPTTTVTPITTTTSKPNETTTIPTTTSKPNDTTTIPTTTTPVTTTPVPPTTPPTNTTTTTTKPTTSTTTPASTTTTQPTTTPAPSPSTTTQAPPVPPCRRFDGSSFIGGIVLTLGLLAIGLVAYKFYKARNERNYQTLXAATAFTSAFNAAAGSAAASAAASHNNSATDAAERVRFVQPSIPLRSPPAQPPPPPPGGASAAVSGGGSGIGMGGLSLQNQQQGSPSARDRLLHT, from the exons atgatgAGTCGGCAATCGAATTATTTGCTTCTGTGCTTGTTTGTGGGCCTCTTTGTGGCCAATTTTGGTGAAGAAG gtaCCACAACGGCAGCAGCTGTTACCAGCACTGTGCCTGGCCATTTGGATACCTCGACGTCATCTACTGAGAAGCCAACAACTACTGTAAcaccaataacaacaaccacTTCTAAACCCAATGAAACTACAACTATACCAACAACCACTTCTAAACCCAATGATACTACAActataccaacaacaacaacaccagtAACAACAACACCTGTCCCACCAACCACACCTCCCACtaacaccaccaccacaaccaCTAAACCAACCACATCCACAACTACGCCAGCATCGACAACCACAACACAACCAACCACAACTCCGGCTCCATCACCATCAACCACCACACAGGCACCACCAGTACCTCCATGCCGACGTTTCGATGGATCCTCATTCATTGGCGGCATTGTCCTAACTCTGGGACTGTTGGCCATCGGCCTAGTCGCCTACAAGTTCTACAAGGCTCGCAATGAGCGTAATTACCAGACTCTTTGAGCCGCCACCGCCTTTACGTCGGCCTTCAATGCTGCAGCCGGTTCGGCCGCAGCATCAGCAGCCGCATCTCATAACAATTCCGCCACCGATGCAGCCGAACGTGTAAGATTTGTACAACCTTCGATACCGTTGCGATCACCGCCTGCCcagccgccgccgcctccGCCAGGAGGTGCTTCAGCTGCTGTTTCTGGTGGTGGTAGTGGAATCGGGATGGGAGGTTTGTCATtgcaaaaccaacaacaaggTTCGCCATCGGCCAGAGACCGGCTGCTGCATACGTAA
- the LOC6643008 gene encoding fas-associated death domain protein isoform X2, translated as MSSHLSYDILKKMLEAGEDCNIEFLKDLLAHEIGSVRRLDQIHTLEDLIACLENNDELNEENVQPLKKMTKNQETLQQINAYQPIRVQHPVQPVPMVVPTSVQQNYVTPAAFSENKRVAVFKKISEQLGRSWRDLGRQLNISEGAMDDMEERYPRDLKSRILYLLKMAEEDEVHDPRQFLKRLCRGLSGAGRNDLRNRVEDTMSH; from the exons ATGTCGAGCCATTTAAGCTATGatatcttaaaaaaaatgttagagGCCGGAGAGGACTGTAATATAGAATTCCTTAAAGATTTACTTGCACACGAAATCGGTAGTGTGCGTCGTTTAGATCAGATTCACACGTTAGAGGATTTGATTGCCTGTCTCGAAAACAACGATGAACTAAATGAGGAAAATGTTCAACCATTGAAGAAGATGACAAAGAACCAGGAAACTCTGCAACAAATAAACGCCTACCAACCCATTCGGGTTCAACATCCAGTGCAG CCTGTACCGATGGTAGTTCCAACTTCAGTTCAACAGAACTATGTAACACCCGCTGCGTTCTCGGAAAACAAACGGGTGgcagtttttaaaaaaatctccGAACAACTGGGCCGATCTTGGCGAGATTTGGGTCGTCAACTTAATATAAGCGAGGGAGCAATGGATGACATGGAGGAGCGTTATCCACGGGACTTGAAATCGCGCATATTGTATTTACTAAAGATGGCTGAGGAGGATGAAGTACATGATCCTAGACAATTCCTTAAACGTCTCTGCCGGGGCCTCTCTGGAGCGGGACGAAACGATCTGCGCAATCGAGTAGAGGATACCATGTCGCACTGA
- the LOC6643008 gene encoding fas-associated death domain protein isoform X1 codes for MSSHLSYDILKKMLEAGEDCNIEFLKDLLAHEIGSVRRLDQIHTLEDLIACLENNDELNEENVQPLKKMTKNQETLQQINAYQPIRVQHPVQNVSPQPVPMVVPTSVQQNYVTPAAFSENKRVAVFKKISEQLGRSWRDLGRQLNISEGAMDDMEERYPRDLKSRILYLLKMAEEDEVHDPRQFLKRLCRGLSGAGRNDLRNRVEDTMSH; via the exons ATGTCGAGCCATTTAAGCTATGatatcttaaaaaaaatgttagagGCCGGAGAGGACTGTAATATAGAATTCCTTAAAGATTTACTTGCACACGAAATCGGTAGTGTGCGTCGTTTAGATCAGATTCACACGTTAGAGGATTTGATTGCCTGTCTCGAAAACAACGATGAACTAAATGAGGAAAATGTTCAACCATTGAAGAAGATGACAAAGAACCAGGAAACTCTGCAACAAATAAACGCCTACCAACCCATTCGGGTTCAACATCCAGTGCAG AATGTGTCTCCACAGCCTGTACCGATGGTAGTTCCAACTTCAGTTCAACAGAACTATGTAACACCCGCTGCGTTCTCGGAAAACAAACGGGTGgcagtttttaaaaaaatctccGAACAACTGGGCCGATCTTGGCGAGATTTGGGTCGTCAACTTAATATAAGCGAGGGAGCAATGGATGACATGGAGGAGCGTTATCCACGGGACTTGAAATCGCGCATATTGTATTTACTAAAGATGGCTGAGGAGGATGAAGTACATGATCCTAGACAATTCCTTAAACGTCTCTGCCGGGGCCTCTCTGGAGCGGGACGAAACGATCTGCGCAATCGAGTAGAGGATACCATGTCGCACTGA
- the LOC6643010 gene encoding sorting nexin lst-4 — translation MTSYVRAMYDFSGEPGSSELSISTGEVLSVTRSDVGEGWWEGKNIRGQIGLFPAAYVEVMSAAEAQRHNATNNSVSTPAVESNSAPRYDQTADDDGSNWDDEDDWSDDNETYSEIGPSGRAAAAGGASKSAGGLAHSSSDYDNRHLPVAPNDDAISMASTSAASATMKKGMFAKSSDSYILGLSGNNKEKIPECELAYITQLEDSIYQWTQNHSPYTVVVASPKKESKFKGMKTFIAYQLTPSFNNISVSRRYKHFDWLHERLVDKFCLIPVPPLPDKQISGRYEEQFVEHRRVQLQEFVDWVCRHPVISKCEVWYHFLTCTDEKIWKSGKRRAERDPYMGVNYCLAISPPDKNLLHSKVDAQLESGSQFIHSMDIAIRNLNTISNDMAKRSQTQSKKEFQRIGDGLSDLAKSLNIDERRAPTRNGVPLSDSVGRIGGIFIGIGQMFGDQPKHDWIPLSDRLHIYRGVLNCFPDIFSTHKGAIQKRKDCERSTAEGKMNNAQLQDVNRRTDVVSYTVLAELTHFKTERDTHLKQTLKNFIAEQIKFYQGVVARLQEAQRQIE, via the exons ATGACTTCCTACGTAAGGGCCATGTACGATTTCAGCGGTGAGCCTGGCTCATCGGAGTTGTCGATAAGCACGGGCGAGGTTCTCTCAGTGACTCGCTCCGATGTGGGTGAAGGCTGGTGGGAGGGCAAAAATATTCGTGGTCAGATTGGTCTGTTTCCCGCTGCCTATGTGGAGGTGATGTCAGCCGCCGAAGCCCAACGTCACAATGCCACCAACAACTCCGTTTCGACGCCAGCAGTTGAATCCAATAGTGCACCCCGCTACGATCAAACGGCTGATGACGATGGCAGCAACTGGGACGACGAAGATGATTGGAGTGATGATAATGAGACATATTCGGAAATCGGTCCAAGTGGACgggcagctgctgctggtggtgctaGCAAGTCGGCTGGCGGTCTGGCACATTCCTCAAGTGATTACGACAATAGGCATCTACCTGTTGCTCCCAATGATGACGCTATATCAATGGCCTCAACATCAGCGGCCTCGGCTACCATGAAGAAGGGAATGTTTGCAAAGAGTTCAGATTCTTATATCTTGGGATTGTCCGGCAACAACAAGGAGAAGATTCCCGAATGTGAATTGGCCTATATAACACAATTGGAGGATTCCATCTATCAGTGGACACAAAATCATTCACCCTATACGGTGGTTGTGGCCAGTCCCAAAAAGGAATCCAAATTCAAAGGAATGAAGACATTCATCGCCTACCAGCTGACGCCTAGTTTTAATAATATATCG GTGTCGCGTCGCTACAAGCACTTTGATTGGCTGCACGAACGTTTGGTGGACAAATTTTGTTTGATACCCGTGCCACCGCTGCCGGATAAGCAGATCTCTGGTCGTTATGAAGAGCAATTTGTGGAACATCGTCGCGTTCAACTTCAGGAATTCGTCGATTGGGTATGCCGTCATCCGGTTATCTCGAAATGTGAGGTTTGGTATCATTTCCTCACCTGTACCGATGAGAAAATCTGGAAATCGGGCAAACGAAGGGCTGAACGGGATCCCTATATGGGTGTGAACTACTGCCTGGCCATTTCACCACCGGACAAGAATCTATTGCACTCGAAGGTGGATGCCCAGCTGGAAAGTGGCTCGCAATTTATCCACTCTATGGATATAGCGATTCGTAATCTGAACACCATATCCAATGACATGGCCAAACGCTCTCAAACGCAAAGTAAAAAGGAATTCCAACGCATAGGTGATGGCCTCTCGGACTTGGCCAAATCCTTAAATATTGATGAAAGACGGGCGCCTACACGCAATGGTGTGCCCCTTTCGGATAGTGTGGGACGCATTGGTGGCATCTTTATAGGTATTGGTCAAATGTTTGGCGATCAACCCAAACATGATTGGATACCTTTATCGGATCGTCTGCACATATATAG AGGTGTTCTTAATTGCTTCCCCGACATTTTCTCCACACATAAGGGCGCCATACAGAAGCGCAAAGATTGTGAACGTTCCACTGCTGAGGGCAAGATGAACAATGCTCAGTTGCAGGATGTCAATAGACGCACCGATGTCGTCTCCTATACGGTGCTAGCCGAGTTAACCCATTTCAAAACGGAACGCGATACTCATCTGAAGCAGACACTCAAAAACTTTATTGCCGAGCAAATTAAATTCTATCAGGGTGTGGTGGCGAGACTCCAAGAAGCTCAACGACAGATTGAATAG
- the LOC6643006 gene encoding four and a half LIM domains protein 2 isoform X9, producing the protein MTDVDMLSSRMKSRLHLQSKTIGAERIKKAKDNNEDIAVLSMFLPNASAVEENRNFYCQLGDYCRQGDPRATKAGTKKMEYKTRQWHENCFCCCVCKMAIGTKSFIPREQEIYCAGCYEEKFATRCIKCNKVITSGGVTYKNEPWHRECFTCTNCNTTLAGQRFTSRDEKPYCAECFGELFAKRCTACVKPITGIGGTRFISFEDRHWHHDCFVCASCKASLVGRGFITDGPDILCPDCAKQKLM; encoded by the exons atgACCGATGTGGATATGTTGAGCTCACGCATGAAATCGCGTTTGCATTTACAATCAAAAACTATTGGGGCCGAACGCATTAAGAAGGCCAAGGATAACAATGAGGATATTGCCGTATTGAGCATGTTCCTGCCAAATGCCTCAGCTGTGGAAGAGAATCGCAATTTCTATTGCCAACTGGGTGACTATTGTCGCCAGGGTGATCCAAGAGCTACCAAAGCAG GAACCAAGAAAATGGAGTACAAAACCCGGCAATGGCATGAGAACTGTTTCTGTTGCTGCGTTTGCAAAATGGCCATTGGCACCAAATCGTTTATACCGCGAGAGCAGGAGATCTACTGTGCTGGCTGCTATGAGGAGAAGTTTGCCACGCGATGCATCAAATGCAATAAG GTCATCACCTCGGGTGGTGTTACCTATAAGAACGAGCCGTGGCATCGTGAGTGCTTCACTTGCACCAATTGCAACACCACGCTGGCCGGTCAACGTTTCACCAGCCGCGACGAGAAGCCCTATTGTGCCGAATGTTTTGGCGAATTGTTTGCCAAACGTTGTACGGCTTGTGTGAAGCCCATTacag GAATTGGCGGCACACGTTTCATATCCTTTGAGGATCGTCACTGGCATCACGATTGCTTCGTTTGTGCCAGTTGCAAGGCTAGTCTGGTTGGTCGTGGCTTTATCACCGATGGTCCTGATATCCTATGCCCCGATTGTGCCAAGCAAAAGTTGATGTAA
- the LOC6643009 gene encoding uncharacterized protein LOC6643009: MPRNTCRPSEDCVGSANGSQEQTQQDANTNNNNNKDSGSSSIVKQEFQPAPAPAVGHRKSERRRVARDIFLVFEEQSTRRRGKGARGKNTRAKQKFGHLKVANTPRINKNLLREIKTEPKCSTTETVASAPPPPTPALHPATLHEPEPQLELEPPEPESQPVPAKSKTKATAVKIETKIVTESLREPNPVPQPPSPPPPPPPPPPPPPVNNDSPPVPAPETTTPTITSNPVPATAPPTASTSTSSLTTPSVNPIFLWVKQDDTRIVEVRCEDYDKRNRIRLTKTTNGWRSMPRTDASSTRIVKYFHGSHAAPSLMKVKREHQQQQEQHEQQEHPHHHHHHHQQQQQEEQQEQELELDHELEPEQSGNLLNDWEQIPEDAMDEVQSQTQQQDQQVDEPGSAVIEHVVVLPAATNQQPMEDAACTPTPTPCFDALLDSETNASSTKATKTNTPTYQSSTPSPMELQLCPKTGLFLPKGSQMPLVSDQAEEDDDDDDAHAENEQRPQEEVDKPMAMDAIECLDANTKNLKDLLDDADDLLQNCTSDNGSNGADLLDSLVKRSCEDNLMQDNSNNAQRQQEQTTTTTDSDDDALSSFCVPDLGKDLPSILNIDNDDDDTPKCLSFNEAGEIEGLNGELFLGIEAFEKQAAAAAAAAAAAAAAAVSVASATTAGRTEDEVVVEPEPIATPATVELTPMTPTPTPTPTPTPTPTATPTPEKDREITEKSIPDETPKDLSYKKREEVCPPSESRSQCAVTSSSDILKSPESELQANSIISGATTSIPAEVETTSETIKNLILEQFLKLNSQQNSNAQQAEPMDLGKAGREGKLETVVIDDEEESPPLKKRSKASIKLDKDPDPLTQLKMLISNPQWKVPDPILVPKDRLGAVLASPAREIPLLLTTRPELRLPEAFAYPEIIQNPNILVVTMEQLEAILKTESEQSTKGASSKVNQTVEEPPLTVTGKVRSSPSPNKPLPAAAAMPAKTPLHNLQSKAAPVVVAAPTPTPPSPSLSADSSHLSPELNATTLALLQQMLWLPYFGQLSQEFFKTIKDPLGLQKKFMSNLLPLYNSQFGLQHLDELYKHCLKQKPTAAEEPQQAKTPAAATASPAAQPAPAPAAATSSASTANAATAAAFNGFANPVELAIMQKLMQPQLSNLFNWKDGALPTGKDTAHSSTSHQQPQQQHHHHHHQEHKRPRRDPEAAKPTAAAAHAPNPTTTNLAPPAEHKPRLTCKSLSNLLEPEPSNVMPLLNVPFDSLRRNQLMQKPSGPHEHIKEHASTGRTLRSSKASVTYNPLEQARQQQQQMQSSSATQQRKRGNMLSTQEQHTQQQQLAEAAAAAASLDANSALWHPLFGSNPKQGYNSPWQWTTVTATGE, translated from the exons ATGCCAAGAAACACTTGCAGGCCAAGTGAAGATTGCGTAGGTAGTGCAAATGGTAGCCAAGAGCAGACGCAGCAAGatgccaacaccaacaacaataacaacaaagacAGCGGATCTTCCAGCATTGTCAAGCAGGAGTTCCAGCCAGCTCCAGCACCAGCTGTTGGCCACAGAAAGTCGGAACGTCGGAGAGTGGCCCGAGACATATTCCTGGTATTCGAGGAGCAATCGACTCGGCGGCGTGGTAAGGGGGCACGTGGCAAGAATACGCGAGCCAAACAGAAATTCGGTCATTTGAAAGTGGCCAATACGCCTCGAATCAATAAGAATTTGTTGCGTGAAATTAAAACGGAACCAAAGTGCAGCACAACGGAGACAGTGGCATCAGCTCCTCCTCCACCCACACCTGCTTTACATCCAGCTACATTGCATGAGCCAGAGCCGCAGCTTGAGCTGGAGCCACCAGAGCCAGAATCACAGCCAGTGCCAGCTAAGTCGAAGACCAAAGCAACTGCAGTGAAAATTGAAACCAAAATTGTAACGGAATCTTTAAGAGAGCCAAATCCTGTACCCCAACCGCCTTCTCCGCCGCCTCCACCCCCACCACCGCCTCCTCCGCCACCTGTTAATAATGATTCTCCTCCTGTTCCCGCTCCTGAAACAACTACACCCACAATAACTTCAAATCCTGTTCCTGCTACAGCTCCACCTACAGCTTCAACTTCAACTTCTTCCTTAACCACACCTAGCGTCAATCCCATATTCCTGTGGGTCAAGCAGGATGACACTCGCATAGTTGAGGTACGCTGTGAGGATTATGATAAACGGAATCGCATACGCCTGACCAAAACCACCAATGGCTGGCGTTCCATGCCACGCACAGATGCCTCAAGTACCAGAATAGTGAAATACTTCCATGGGTCGCATGCAGCACCGTCATTAATGAAGGTCAAACGAgagcatcaacagcaacaggaacAGCATGAACAACAGGAACACCCAcaccaccatcatcatcatcatcagcagcagcaacaagaagAGCAGCAGGAACAGGAGCTGGAATTGGATCACGAACTGGAGCCAGAGCAATCGGGCAATCTCCTCAATGACTGGGAACAAATCCCTGAAGATGCCATGGATGAAGTGCAATCACAGACACAGCAACAAGACCAGCAGGTGGATGAGCCTGGCTCGGCGGTCATTGAGCATGTTGTCGTATTGCCAGCTGCAACTAATCAGCAACCAATGGAAGATGCCGCTTGCACGCCCACTCCGACGCCTTGTTTTGATGCCTTGTTGGACAGCGAGACAAATGCATCATCTACGAAAGCTACCAAGACCAATACGCCCACATATCAAAGTTCCACACCCTCGCCGATGGAATTGCAACTGTGTCCAAAGACGGGCTTATTTCTACCAAAAGGATCGCAGATGCCATTGGTCAGTGATCAAGCCGAGGaggacgatgacgacgacgatgcgCATGCAGAGAATGAACAGCGCCCGCAGGAGGAAGTGGACAAACCCATGGCAATGGATGCCATCGAATGTCTCGATGCAAATACCAAGAATCTTAAGGATCTTCTCGACGATGCTGATGATCTGCTGCAAAATTGCACCAGTGACAATGGTAGCAATGGAGCTGATCTTCTTGACTCCTTGGTCAAGCGGAGTTGCGAGGATAATCTGATGCAGGACAACAGTAACAATGCCCAGCGACAGCAGGAAcagacgacaacaacaacggacAGTGATGATGACGCATTAAGCTCATTCTGTGTTCCCGACTTGGGCAAAGACTTACCCAGCATTCTCAACATAGacaatgatgacgatgataCTCCCAAATGCTTGTCCTTTAATGAGGCTGGTGAAATTGAAGGACTGAATGGTGAACTCTTCTTGGGCATTGAAGCCTTTGAAAAGCAAgctgcagcagcggcagcagcagcggcggctgCAGCTGCGGCGGCGGTATCAGTGGCATCGGCTACGACAGCAGGAAGAACCGAGGATGAAGTAGTTGTCGAACCTGAACCCATTGCTACACCAGCTACTGTCGAACTGACACCCATGACGCCCACTCCGACGCCGACGCCGACACCAACACCGACGCCAACTGCAACTCCAACTCCAGAAAAAGACCGGGAAATAACTGAGAAGTCGATACCTGATGAGACACCAAAAGATCTGAGCTACAAGAAACGCGAGGAGGTCTGTCCACCATCAGAGTCGCGAAGTCAGTGTGCGGTGACATCCAGTTCGGACATCCTGAAATCTCCCGAATCGGAGCTGCAGGCTAACTCAATTATCTCAGGCGCCACCACGTCGATACCAGCCGAAGTGGAGACCACTTCGGAAACGATTAAAAATCTCATTCTGGAACAGTTTCTCAAGCTCAACTCGCAGCAGAATTCGAATGCCCAGCAGGCGGAGCCCATGGATTTGGGCAAAGCCGGTCGAGAGGGTAAATTGGAAACTGTCGTCATTGACGACGAGGAGGAGTCGCCGCCATTGAAAAAGCGTTCCAAGGCCAGCATTAAATTGGACAAAGATCCGGATCCATTGACACAGTTGAAGATGCTCATCAGTAATCCGCAATGGAAGGTGCCGGATCCCATATTAGTGCCCAAGGATCGTTTGGGTGCCGTCTTGGCATCGCCGGCCCGTGAGATTCCCTTGCTGCTGACCACCAGACCCGAGTTACGTTTGCCAGAGGCATTTGCCTATCCGGAAATCATACAGAATCCCAATATTTTAGTGGTTACCATGGAACAACTGGAGGCCATACTAAAAACCGAATCGGAGCAATCGACAAAGGGGGCCAGCAGTAAAGTTAATCAAACTGTAGAAGAACCTCCACTTACCGTCACGGGTAAAGTGAGAAGTAGTCCCAGTCCCAACAAGCCATTGCCAGCTGCAGCTGCCATGCCAGCCAAGACTCCGCTCCATAATCTACAATCGAAGGCTGCGCCAGTGGTTGTAGCTGCCCCCACACCCACGCCACCTTCACCCTCGCTATCGGCCGATTCAAGTCATTTGTCCCCGGAGCTAAATGCCACCACATTGGCTTTGCTTCAGCAAATGCTGTGGCTTCCATATTTTGGACAATTGTCACAGGAGTTCTTCAAAACCATCAAGGATCCTTTGGGCCTGCAAAAGAAATTCATGAGTAACTTGCTCCCCCTGTACAACAGTCAGTTTGGTCTGCAGCATTTGGATGAGCTGTACAAGCATTGTCTCAAGCAAAAGCCCACGGCGGCGGAAGAACCGCAACAGGCCAAGACACcagcggcagcaacagctTCACCTGCAGCTCAACCAGCGCCAGCTCCAGCAGCCGCCACATCATCTGCGTCAACAGCAAATGCAGCCACCGCTGCTGCCTTTAATGGGTTTGCCAATCCCGTTGAGCTGGCGATAATGCAAAAGTTAATGCAACCGCAATTGTCGAATTTATTCAATTGGAAAGATGGAGCGCTTCCTACTGGCAAGGATACAGCGCACTCCTCTACCTCTCATCaacagccgcagcagcaacatcatcatcaccatcatcaggAGCATAAGCGACCCAGGCGTGATCCGGAAGCTGCGAAGCCTACAGCAGCGGCCGCACATGCGCCGAATCCGACAACAACCAACCTAGCTCCACCTGCTGAACACAAGCCACGCCTCACCTGCAAATCCCTCTCGAATCTGTTGGAGCCCGAGCCGAGTAACGTGATGCCGCTGCTTAATGTGCCCTTCGACAGCCTGCGGCGAAATCAATTGATGCAAAAGCCATCCGGACCTCATGAGCACATCAAAGAGCACGCCAGCACCGGCCGCACTCTGCGCTCCAGCAAGGCCAGTGTAACCTATAATCCCTTGGAGCAGGccaggcaacagcagcagcagatgcaGTCTTCCTCGGCGACGCAGCAGCGAAAACGTGGCAATATGTTGTCAACGCAAGAGCAACAtacccagcagcagcaactggctgaggcagcggcagcagctgcCTCTTTAGATGCCAATTCCGCCCTATGGCATCCATTATTTGGCAG CAATCCCAAACAGGGCTATAACAGTCCTTGGCAATGGACCACAGTGACTGCCACTGGTGAATGA
- the LOC6643007 gene encoding eukaryotic translation initiation factor 4E1 isoform X2, whose translation MVVSETEKSSAVPANSEQVAPGRPEPAPNAPATAVPPASKEESKPVSGESAPTQIPGNAGGGTNTDETVRTEHLFKHPLQNTWTLWYLENDRSKSWEDMQNEITSFDAVEDFWSLYNHIKPPSEIKLGSDYSLFKKGIRPMWEDAANKQGGRWVITLNKSSKNDLDNLWLDVLLCLIGETFDNSDQICGAVVNIRGKSNKISIWTANGNNEEAALEIGHKLRDALRLGRQNSLQYQLHKDTMVKQGSNVKSIYTL comes from the exons ATGGTAGTGTCGGAAACCGAGAAG AGCAGTGCTGTTCCGGCTAACAGTGAACAGGTGGCCCCAGGACGTCCAGAACCTGCCCCAAATGCTCCAGCCACTGCCGTTCCACCAGCATCTAAAGAGGAATCGAAACCCGTTTCTGGTGAATCAGCCCCTACCCAAATTCCAGGCAACGCAGGCGGCGGCACCAACACCGATGAGACTGTAAGAACGGAACATCTGTTCAAGCATCCACTTCAAAACACATGGACTTTGTGGTATTTGGAAAATGATCGCAGTAAATCCTGGGAAGACATGCAAAATGAAATTACCAGCTTTGATGCCGTCGAGGATTTCTGGAGTCTATATAACCACATTAAACCGCCATCGGAGATCAAATTGGGCAGTGATTACTCGCTCTTTAAGAAGGGAATACG TCCCATGTGGGAAGATGCTGCCAATAAGCAAGGTGGTCGCTGGGTAATTACACTCAATAAGAGCTCCAAAAACGATTTAGATAACTTATGGCTCGATGTG TTGCTTTGCCTGATTGGAGAGACATTTGATAACTCGGATCAAATTTGTGGCGCCGTTGTCAACATACGCGgtaaaagtaacaaaattt CTATCTGGACGGCTAATGGTAACAATGAGGAAGCTGCTCTTGAGATTGGGCACAAGCTCCGCGATGCTCTGCGTCTGGGACGACAGAATTCATTGCAATATCAACTGCACAAGGACACCATGGTCAAGCAGGGCTCGAACGTTAAATCGATCTACACTTTATAA
- the LOC6643007 gene encoding eukaryotic translation initiation factor 4E1 isoform X1: MQSDFHRMKNFANPKSMFKSSAVPANSEQVAPGRPEPAPNAPATAVPPASKEESKPVSGESAPTQIPGNAGGGTNTDETVRTEHLFKHPLQNTWTLWYLENDRSKSWEDMQNEITSFDAVEDFWSLYNHIKPPSEIKLGSDYSLFKKGIRPMWEDAANKQGGRWVITLNKSSKNDLDNLWLDVLLCLIGETFDNSDQICGAVVNIRGKSNKISIWTANGNNEEAALEIGHKLRDALRLGRQNSLQYQLHKDTMVKQGSNVKSIYTL; this comes from the exons ATGCAGAGCGATTTTCACAGAATGAAGAATTTTGCCAATCCCAAGTCCATGTTCAAA AGCAGTGCTGTTCCGGCTAACAGTGAACAGGTGGCCCCAGGACGTCCAGAACCTGCCCCAAATGCTCCAGCCACTGCCGTTCCACCAGCATCTAAAGAGGAATCGAAACCCGTTTCTGGTGAATCAGCCCCTACCCAAATTCCAGGCAACGCAGGCGGCGGCACCAACACCGATGAGACTGTAAGAACGGAACATCTGTTCAAGCATCCACTTCAAAACACATGGACTTTGTGGTATTTGGAAAATGATCGCAGTAAATCCTGGGAAGACATGCAAAATGAAATTACCAGCTTTGATGCCGTCGAGGATTTCTGGAGTCTATATAACCACATTAAACCGCCATCGGAGATCAAATTGGGCAGTGATTACTCGCTCTTTAAGAAGGGAATACG TCCCATGTGGGAAGATGCTGCCAATAAGCAAGGTGGTCGCTGGGTAATTACACTCAATAAGAGCTCCAAAAACGATTTAGATAACTTATGGCTCGATGTG TTGCTTTGCCTGATTGGAGAGACATTTGATAACTCGGATCAAATTTGTGGCGCCGTTGTCAACATACGCGgtaaaagtaacaaaattt CTATCTGGACGGCTAATGGTAACAATGAGGAAGCTGCTCTTGAGATTGGGCACAAGCTCCGCGATGCTCTGCGTCTGGGACGACAGAATTCATTGCAATATCAACTGCACAAGGACACCATGGTCAAGCAGGGCTCGAACGTTAAATCGATCTACACTTTATAA